The Thermodesulfovibrionales bacterium genome window below encodes:
- a CDS encoding nucleoside triphosphate pyrophosphatase codes for MKPIILASASPRRRELLALTGLKFKVDPGDYEEAMDSHRAPHDLARFLSLEKARAVAPRHRDAIIIAADTFIVFNGELLGKPRTGGEARRMLRMLSGKSHSVITGFTVLDTGRGRRLSRSVQTRVWFRRLAPGEIDAYVRSGEPLDKAGGYAIQGLGSLIVRKIEGDFFNVIGLPLSALVESLKRFGINVL; via the coding sequence ATGAAACCGATCATCCTTGCGTCAGCATCACCGAGAAGGAGGGAACTCCTGGCCTTAACGGGTTTGAAGTTCAAGGTTGATCCTGGCGATTACGAGGAAGCGATGGATTCTCATCGTGCTCCTCATGATCTGGCCAGGTTCCTCTCCCTCGAAAAGGCCAGGGCTGTTGCCCCGAGACACCGGGACGCGATTATCATCGCGGCAGATACCTTTATTGTCTTCAACGGAGAACTCCTCGGGAAGCCTCGCACCGGAGGGGAGGCAAGGAGAATGCTCAGGATGCTCAGTGGAAAGAGTCATTCCGTCATTACCGGTTTTACGGTCCTCGATACCGGGAGAGGGAGAAGGTTGTCAAGATCGGTTCAGACGAGAGTCTGGTTCAGGAGGCTCGCTCCTGGGGAGATAGACGCGTATGTCAGATCCGGGGAACCGCTGGACAAGGCAGGAGGGTATGCAATCCAGGGATTGGGATCTCTCATCGTGAGGAAGATCGAAGGTGATTTTTTTAATGTCATCGGTCTCCCTTTGAGCGCATTAGTCGAGAGTCTGAAACGTTTCGGGATCAATGTACTGTGA
- a CDS encoding nitroreductase family protein, producing MNEVLKVVKERRSVRSFQGKDIPEEVVRKLIDAMVWAPSAGNLQSRKFYAIRDGRGKRGIAVAALNQDFIAHAPLVIVGCADRRIEARYGERGVNLYALQDVACSLMNMMLVAWENGLGSVWVGAFRENEIIQSLGLPPHLRPVAIVPVGYPSRIPSAPPRVSAEDAVVFRS from the coding sequence ATGAATGAAGTGCTGAAGGTCGTGAAGGAAAGGCGGAGCGTCAGAAGCTTTCAGGGAAAGGATATCCCCGAGGAGGTGGTCAGGAAGCTCATCGATGCGATGGTTTGGGCGCCGAGTGCGGGGAACCTGCAGTCAAGAAAGTTTTACGCAATAAGGGACGGCAGAGGAAAGAGAGGCATTGCCGTTGCGGCATTGAATCAAGATTTCATCGCCCATGCCCCGCTTGTTATTGTCGGCTGCGCGGATCGGAGGATAGAGGCCCGCTACGGAGAGAGGGGCGTGAATCTCTATGCGCTTCAGGACGTGGCATGCAGTTTGATGAACATGATGCTCGTTGCGTGGGAAAACGGACTCGGAAGTGTCTGGGTCGGTGCCTTCAGGGAGAACGAGATCATTCAGTCCCTTGGACTTCCCCCTCATCTCAGACCCGTAGCTATCGTCCCTGTAGGCTACCCTTCGAGAATTCCCTCAGCGCCGCCGAGGGTCTCTGCGGAAGATGCTGTTGTGTTCAGGTCATAA
- a CDS encoding DNA-3-methyladenine glycosylase I, with protein sequence MSVTEGKKPIRCAWTGDWAHVDPLLVSYHDREWGVPTHDDRKLFEFLVLEGMQAGLSWLTVLRKREHFRKAFAGFDPEKVARFDARKMQALLRDEGIIRNRMKIEAAVWNAQALLSAREEFGSFDAFIWRFVGGVTIHHSWRTPQQLPAETVESAAMSRELRKRGFAFVGPTICYAFMQAVGMVNDHTIDCFRWRELAERTDP encoded by the coding sequence ATGAGCGTAACAGAGGGGAAAAAGCCGATTCGTTGCGCATGGACCGGTGACTGGGCTCATGTTGATCCTCTTCTCGTCTCATACCACGACAGGGAATGGGGCGTTCCGACGCACGACGACCGAAAGCTGTTCGAGTTCCTCGTCCTCGAAGGGATGCAGGCAGGTTTGAGCTGGCTTACGGTCCTCAGGAAGCGCGAGCATTTCAGGAAGGCCTTTGCCGGCTTCGATCCCGAGAAGGTCGCACGGTTCGACGCACGAAAGATGCAAGCGCTCCTAAGGGATGAAGGGATCATAAGAAACCGGATGAAGATTGAAGCTGCCGTCTGGAACGCTCAGGCGCTACTGTCTGCGCGGGAAGAGTTTGGGTCTTTCGATGCCTTCATCTGGCGGTTCGTCGGCGGGGTGACGATCCATCATTCCTGGAGGACCCCGCAGCAGCTCCCCGCTGAGACGGTAGAGTCTGCTGCGATGAGTAGGGAACTAAGAAAACGGGGCTTCGCCTTTGTCGGGCCGACCATCTGTTATGCCTTCATGCAAGCAGTGGGCATGGTCAATGACCACACCATCGACTGTTTCCGCTGGAGGGAACTGGCGGAAAGGACCGACCCTTGA
- the recJ gene encoding single-stranded-DNA-specific exonuclease RecJ: MNCRWLLNKTNPEFVRYLSRLTAVSPLLAQILINRGIKSADTVHAFLHPALTSLSDPYDLPDMKAAVERIKVARDRGERVLVHGDYDADGLTSTAIMVSALRTLGIDVSSFIPNRMSHGYGFNPVSVGIAKKFGAKLIITVDCGISSVDAAGEAKREGIDVIITDHHEPSKEPGSGKELLIPDAVAVIDPKLQSSGSALSTLAGAGVAFKVAQAFALDGDLPFTDDDSFSLLDLAALGTLADVVPLIGENRAIMKEGLRSVRDGRRPGIKALMEVSGITGREIKAGLLSFTVVPRINAAGRMGDAGDVVGLLLSDSDEETSSMARILDHTNSERQRIEEEVYQEALFQLEAKGYDAAIVLSGKGWHIGVLGIVASRIAEEFRRPAFIFSIAEGIAKGSARSVPAFDVYGGIYRCRDIVIAFGGHKQAAGVKVDVSSLPAFEERMNSIVRDLLEREEAVPAIEIDAEVNLSEITASLVQELSLLEPLGNGNPEPLLGARKLDVIKPRVVGSNHIRMRLQQRSSSLDAIGFDMARLFESLSSASLDAVFTPMMNEWNGSRRLQLNLKAFRPSQ; encoded by the coding sequence ATGAACTGTCGCTGGCTTCTCAATAAAACCAATCCGGAATTTGTCCGTTACCTGTCAAGGCTGACAGCGGTCTCTCCCCTTCTCGCCCAGATACTGATAAACCGGGGTATTAAGAGCGCCGATACTGTCCACGCCTTTCTCCATCCGGCGCTTACGAGCCTCTCTGACCCTTACGACCTGCCTGACATGAAGGCTGCTGTTGAACGGATAAAAGTTGCAAGGGATCGGGGTGAACGTGTCCTCGTCCATGGTGACTATGACGCGGATGGTCTCACGTCAACGGCAATCATGGTATCGGCCCTCAGGACGCTTGGAATTGACGTCAGCTCTTTCATCCCGAACAGGATGTCTCACGGATACGGCTTCAACCCAGTTTCCGTAGGGATTGCAAAGAAGTTCGGCGCAAAGCTCATCATAACGGTGGACTGCGGGATATCCTCAGTGGATGCGGCAGGAGAGGCAAAGAGAGAAGGGATAGACGTCATTATCACGGATCACCACGAGCCGTCAAAAGAACCGGGAAGCGGAAAAGAATTGCTCATACCGGACGCCGTGGCTGTTATCGACCCCAAACTTCAGAGTTCCGGCTCAGCCCTCTCGACCCTCGCAGGCGCCGGAGTGGCCTTCAAGGTTGCCCAGGCCTTTGCCCTCGACGGGGACCTGCCCTTCACCGATGATGATTCTTTCTCGCTGCTCGACCTTGCCGCCCTCGGAACATTGGCAGATGTGGTCCCCCTCATCGGCGAGAACAGAGCAATCATGAAGGAGGGACTGCGGTCTGTCCGAGACGGCAGGAGACCAGGAATAAAAGCCCTGATGGAGGTATCAGGAATTACAGGGAGGGAGATAAAGGCCGGGCTTCTCTCATTTACCGTAGTCCCGAGGATCAATGCCGCAGGAAGGATGGGTGACGCAGGCGATGTCGTAGGGCTTCTCCTCTCAGACTCGGATGAAGAGACTTCATCAATGGCCCGGATCCTGGACCACACAAACTCGGAAAGACAGAGGATCGAGGAGGAAGTGTATCAGGAGGCCCTTTTTCAGCTCGAGGCGAAGGGCTATGACGCCGCAATTGTCCTCTCTGGGAAGGGCTGGCACATAGGCGTTCTCGGGATCGTCGCGTCGAGGATAGCGGAAGAATTTAGGAGGCCGGCCTTTATCTTCTCCATTGCCGAAGGCATTGCAAAAGGCTCGGCGAGGAGCGTGCCGGCCTTTGACGTCTATGGAGGAATTTACCGTTGCAGGGACATCGTCATCGCCTTTGGCGGCCACAAACAGGCTGCAGGAGTCAAGGTCGACGTATCAAGCCTCCCCGCCTTCGAAGAACGGATGAACAGTATTGTCAGGGATCTTCTCGAGAGGGAAGAGGCTGTGCCGGCAATCGAGATTGACGCAGAGGTAAACCTTTCGGAGATTACCGCGAGTCTCGTGCAGGAACTGTCCCTCCTTGAACCGCTCGGCAACGGAAACCCGGAACCCCTTCTGGGCGCAAGGAAACTGGACGTCATTAAACCGCGGGTCGTCGGGAGCAACCATATCAGGATGAGGTTGCAGCAGCGATCGTCATCCCTGGATGCCATAGGCTTTGACATGGCGAGACTCTTCGAGAGCCTCTCATCAGCATCGTTAGACGCCGTATTCACTCCGATGATGAATGAATGGAACGGGTCACGCCGTCTCCAGTTAAACCTCAAGGCCTTCAGGCCGAGTCAGTGA
- the secF gene encoding protein translocase subunit SecF — protein sequence MLEIIRNTKIDFLGKRKIAFLLSGILSIIGIIAIVQVANGRGNLGIDFAGGTSLQLKFEKPINLHEVRKALEEGGVRDFDLQDFPAVQKILIRAKKTESQLGTISDTIAGIISQKFPDNRYVVDSTTAIGPKVGGKLRTDAAQAVLMATIGILIYVAFRFRFDFAVGATVATFHDVLAVLAVFFLLGKEINLIVVTALLTIAGYSLTDTVVVFDRIRENLRSNVRDSVEAVMNASINEVLSRTIVTSFTVLLTSLALFFFGGEVIHDFSFAMILGVIVGTYSSIFVASPIVLLWRRKKGLLKTQKV from the coding sequence ATGTTAGAAATTATAAGGAACACCAAGATCGACTTCCTCGGGAAGAGAAAAATTGCTTTCCTCCTTTCCGGTATCCTCTCCATTATCGGGATTATTGCTATTGTCCAGGTGGCGAACGGAAGGGGAAACCTCGGCATCGATTTCGCCGGCGGCACCTCTCTCCAGCTCAAGTTTGAGAAGCCGATCAACCTCCATGAGGTGCGAAAGGCCCTCGAAGAGGGCGGGGTTAGGGATTTCGACCTTCAGGACTTCCCCGCGGTACAGAAGATACTCATCAGGGCGAAGAAGACGGAGAGCCAATTGGGGACGATATCGGATACCATAGCGGGAATCATCAGCCAGAAGTTTCCCGACAACAGGTATGTCGTTGACTCGACAACGGCGATCGGTCCTAAAGTCGGGGGGAAACTGAGAACAGACGCGGCCCAGGCCGTTCTCATGGCAACGATCGGCATTCTCATCTACGTCGCCTTCAGATTCAGGTTTGATTTCGCAGTCGGCGCTACCGTTGCGACGTTTCATGACGTCCTTGCGGTCCTGGCCGTATTCTTCCTCCTCGGGAAAGAGATCAACCTCATCGTCGTGACAGCCCTTCTCACCATTGCCGGATATTCTCTCACAGACACGGTCGTTGTCTTTGACCGGATCAGGGAGAATCTCCGCAGCAATGTGAGAGATTCCGTTGAGGCTGTTATGAATGCCAGCATCAATGAGGTCCTTTCGAGAACGATCGTCACATCCTTTACCGTTCTCCTCACATCCCTGGCCCTCTTCTTTTTTGGCGGCGAAGTGATACACGACTTTTCCTTTGCCATGATCCTCGGCGTCATCGTCGGCACCTACTCCTCCATATTCGTCGCGAGCCCGATTGTGCTCCTCTGGAGAAGGAAAAAGGGACTTCTGAAGACACAGAAGGTCTAA
- the secD gene encoding protein translocase subunit SecD yields the protein MKKNILWRFALIATTVILAFIFFLPNTPLFRYMPDWWKNTMPSKGITLGLDLQGGVHLVFEVEGDRAVEIMTERIVQSLKDVLSKKKLSADVSRDGLLITVTPNTLDVRKAVEENYPALSVVETGSKLVYKISDKEAARTRDTAADQALETIRNRIDQFGVAEPIIHRQAANEIVVQLPGIKDPRRAIEIIGKTAQLEFKMVDDAVPVAAEIPAAIKPGEEEGLLKKFSEKLPPDDEILFEKVVNRETGEVTKRPILLKKQALMTGDLLTEAKVTIDQRFNEPYVSLTFNAPGAKLFEEITAANVKKRLAIILDGTVYSAPVIQERISGGNAQITGRFSMDDAKDLAIVLRAGALPAPIKMLQNVTVGPSLGEDSIEAGKRAGIIGTILVVIFMIVYYKVSGIIADFALLLNIILLLGAMASLNATLTMPGIAGIILAIGMAVDSNVLMFERMRDELKAGKTPRAAVDSGYDKAFWTIFDSHVTTLITAAVLFQFGTGPIKGFAVTLSLGVAINLFTALIGTKSIFDLLNSRKEVKSLSI from the coding sequence ATGAAGAAAAATATACTCTGGAGATTTGCCCTGATCGCAACGACGGTCATCCTCGCTTTTATCTTTTTTCTCCCTAATACCCCCCTCTTCCGGTATATGCCTGACTGGTGGAAAAATACCATGCCCAGTAAGGGCATAACCCTCGGCCTTGATCTCCAGGGCGGTGTCCATCTCGTTTTTGAGGTAGAGGGAGACAGGGCTGTCGAGATAATGACAGAGAGGATTGTGCAGTCGCTGAAAGACGTCCTCTCAAAAAAGAAGCTCTCTGCCGATGTCAGCAGGGATGGCCTCCTGATAACGGTAACACCGAATACCCTCGATGTGAGAAAGGCCGTTGAAGAGAACTATCCCGCGCTCTCCGTTGTTGAGACAGGGTCCAAACTGGTATATAAGATTTCTGATAAAGAGGCGGCAAGGACAAGGGATACTGCGGCAGACCAGGCCCTGGAAACGATCCGTAACAGGATCGACCAGTTCGGCGTTGCCGAACCGATAATCCACCGCCAGGCAGCAAACGAAATCGTCGTGCAACTGCCGGGGATAAAAGACCCCAGGAGGGCCATAGAGATCATCGGCAAGACTGCACAGCTCGAATTTAAGATGGTAGATGATGCCGTGCCGGTGGCGGCTGAGATACCGGCAGCCATCAAGCCAGGGGAGGAAGAGGGGCTCCTGAAGAAATTCTCCGAAAAACTGCCGCCCGATGATGAGATCCTCTTTGAGAAGGTCGTCAATAGGGAGACGGGAGAGGTGACAAAGAGGCCTATCCTTCTGAAGAAGCAGGCATTGATGACGGGCGACCTCCTCACGGAGGCAAAGGTTACCATAGACCAGCGATTTAACGAGCCCTATGTCTCCCTCACATTTAATGCGCCGGGAGCGAAACTCTTTGAGGAGATTACCGCTGCAAACGTGAAAAAAAGGCTCGCCATCATCCTTGACGGAACCGTATACTCTGCCCCCGTGATCCAGGAGAGGATATCAGGGGGGAACGCACAGATCACCGGCAGGTTTTCGATGGATGATGCGAAGGACCTTGCGATCGTACTCAGGGCAGGCGCACTTCCCGCCCCCATAAAGATGCTCCAGAACGTGACGGTCGGGCCGTCTTTAGGAGAAGATTCGATCGAGGCTGGAAAAAGGGCAGGCATCATCGGGACGATCCTTGTGGTGATCTTCATGATCGTCTATTACAAGGTATCAGGGATCATTGCAGACTTCGCCCTTCTCCTGAATATCATACTCCTCCTCGGTGCAATGGCGTCTCTCAACGCAACCCTCACCATGCCAGGCATAGCGGGAATCATCCTCGCCATAGGCATGGCGGTGGACTCCAATGTCCTGATGTTCGAGAGGATGAGGGACGAATTAAAGGCAGGCAAGACGCCGAGAGCGGCTGTAGACTCCGGTTATGACAAGGCCTTCTGGACGATCTTCGATTCCCATGTGACGACCCTCATCACCGCGGCTGTCCTCTTCCAGTTCGGTACAGGGCCGATCAAGGGTTTTGCCGTGACGCTGAGTCTCGGTGTTGCGATAAATCTGTTCACGGCGCTCATAGGCACAAAATCAATATTCGACCTTCTGAACAGCAGGAAAGAGGTCAAGTCGCTCAGCATATAG
- the yajC gene encoding preprotein translocase subunit YajC, whose translation MLLDIAYAMGPAPQAGQPGGAGAVFTSMLPLVLIFIIFYFLLIRPQQKKAKEHKQMIENLKAGDKVITSGGIYAVVEKVSANTVTLKISENVKVKFGKGYIAAVRPPSEED comes from the coding sequence ATGTTGCTCGATATCGCTTACGCCATGGGACCGGCTCCGCAGGCCGGACAGCCGGGAGGCGCCGGTGCCGTATTTACGAGCATGCTTCCTCTCGTCCTGATATTCATTATTTTCTACTTCCTCCTCATCAGGCCGCAGCAGAAGAAGGCAAAGGAACATAAGCAGATGATCGAAAACCTGAAGGCCGGTGACAAAGTCATCACGTCCGGAGGCATTTACGCCGTTGTAGAGAAGGTTTCTGCGAATACGGTAACCCTGAAGATCTCTGAAAATGTAAAGGTCAAATTCGGAAAAGGATATATCGCAGCTGTCAGACCACCGTCTGAAGAAGATTAA
- the lpxI gene encoding UDP-2,3-diacylglucosamine diphosphatase LpxI (LpxI, functionally equivalent to LpxH, replaces it in LPS biosynthesis in a minority of bacteria.), whose protein sequence is MVKKIGLISGMGELPFAIAEEAKEKGFRIFAIALEPLADRRLSEYVDDIRWINVGKLGEMIKALKRFGIKEAVMAGKVPKSLLYKSRIMPDLRAAKLLFSLKDRRDDSILLAITHELEKEGISLLKTTEFCSTLLAPRGVLTKNRPTDEELNDIAFGWKIAKELGRLDIGQTVVIKNKAVMALEAIEGTDEAIRRGGRYAHKGAVVVKVSKPDQDMRFDVPAAGLATLEVMIEVKARVLAVEAGKTILLQKDDLLNQAQAAGISVVGYRNDID, encoded by the coding sequence ATGGTGAAAAAGATCGGCTTAATATCGGGCATGGGTGAACTGCCCTTTGCCATAGCTGAGGAGGCAAAGGAAAAGGGCTTCCGCATTTTCGCCATAGCCCTTGAACCGCTTGCAGACAGAAGGCTCTCAGAATATGTCGACGATATACGATGGATCAATGTAGGGAAACTGGGCGAAATGATAAAGGCCCTGAAGCGTTTCGGGATCAAAGAGGCCGTTATGGCAGGAAAAGTCCCGAAATCACTCCTCTACAAGAGCAGAATCATGCCTGACCTCAGGGCGGCAAAACTGCTCTTTAGTCTTAAGGACAGAAGGGACGACTCCATCCTTCTCGCCATAACCCATGAGCTCGAGAAAGAGGGTATATCACTCCTGAAGACCACGGAGTTTTGCTCAACCCTCCTCGCACCAAGAGGGGTCCTGACAAAAAACAGACCGACGGACGAAGAACTGAACGATATCGCTTTTGGCTGGAAGATCGCGAAGGAACTCGGGAGGCTCGATATCGGCCAGACTGTCGTTATCAAGAACAAGGCTGTCATGGCCCTTGAAGCGATCGAGGGAACGGATGAAGCGATCAGAAGGGGGGGGCGCTACGCCCATAAAGGCGCTGTCGTGGTGAAGGTCTCAAAACCTGATCAGGATATGAGATTTGATGTTCCTGCTGCCGGCCTCGCTACCCTTGAGGTGATGATTGAGGTAAAGGCAAGGGTCCTCGCCGTGGAAGCTGGGAAGACCATCCTCCTTCAGAAAGATGACCTTTTGAACCAGGCCCAGGCAGCAGGCATCTCGGTGGTCGGATACAGGAATGATATTGATTAA
- the lpxA gene encoding acyl-ACP--UDP-N-acetylglucosamine O-acyltransferase, whose translation MAREIHKTAIVDKGAFIDKDVSVGPFCIIKGKVKIRKGTRLLSNVIVEGRTEIGEGCTIYPFTSIGLPPQDTKYKGEDTGLVIGKGNIIREYATIHRASVSGNGLTAIGDKNFLMAYVHIAHDCKIGSHTIMANAATLAGHVLVEDHAVIGGLVAVHQFTRIGAYAMVGGFSGIGQDIPPYTVASGARAKLFGLNTVGLKRHGFSEASINALKKAYKILFREKTTLRDALKTIKAELPQIDEIKHLIEFIEQNTRGICR comes from the coding sequence ATGGCAAGAGAGATACATAAGACAGCGATCGTAGACAAAGGAGCGTTCATTGATAAAGATGTGTCCGTAGGCCCTTTCTGCATCATTAAAGGGAAAGTGAAGATAAGGAAGGGGACGAGACTCCTCTCCAACGTCATCGTCGAGGGAAGGACGGAGATCGGCGAAGGATGCACCATATACCCTTTCACAAGCATCGGGCTTCCGCCGCAGGATACGAAGTACAAGGGTGAAGATACGGGGCTCGTCATAGGGAAGGGGAACATCATCCGCGAGTACGCTACCATCCACAGGGCCTCGGTGAGCGGCAACGGGCTGACAGCAATCGGCGACAAGAACTTTCTCATGGCCTACGTCCATATCGCCCATGACTGCAAAATCGGCAGCCACACCATTATGGCAAATGCCGCAACCCTTGCAGGCCATGTCCTTGTTGAAGACCACGCCGTTATCGGGGGGCTCGTAGCGGTCCATCAGTTCACAAGGATCGGCGCCTATGCAATGGTGGGCGGCTTCAGCGGCATAGGCCAGGATATACCACCATATACCGTCGCCTCGGGCGCAAGGGCAAAGCTCTTTGGCCTGAACACCGTCGGACTGAAAAGGCACGGATTTTCCGAAGCGAGCATTAATGCGCTGAAAAAGGCTTACAAGATACTCTTCAGGGAAAAGACGACGTTAAGGGACGCTCTGAAGACAATTAAGGCTGAACTGCCTCAGATCGATGAAATAAAACACCTCATCGAGTTCATTGAGCAGAATACCCGGGGGATCTGCCGGTGA
- the fabZ gene encoding 3-hydroxyacyl-ACP dehydratase FabZ, whose protein sequence is MLDIKEIEDILPHRYPFLLVDRILEMEPGERAVGIKNVTINEPFFVGHFPGNPIMPGVLIVEALAQVSGILAFCSGMQGDTVYFMSIEKAKFRKPVVPGDQLRLEITALQHRGNVWKFSGSALVDNRVAAEAEFTAMVVKSEGNKATSSLPGNPDKEP, encoded by the coding sequence ATGTTAGATATTAAGGAGATCGAGGACATTCTCCCTCACAGATATCCCTTTCTTCTTGTCGACCGCATTCTGGAGATGGAACCGGGCGAAAGGGCTGTAGGCATAAAGAACGTGACGATCAATGAGCCCTTTTTTGTCGGCCATTTCCCGGGGAACCCCATTATGCCGGGGGTGTTGATCGTAGAGGCCCTGGCGCAGGTTTCCGGGATATTGGCGTTCTGTTCAGGTATGCAGGGTGATACGGTTTATTTCATGAGCATAGAAAAGGCGAAATTCAGGAAACCCGTGGTCCCCGGTGATCAGCTGAGGCTGGAGATAACCGCGCTCCAGCACAGGGGCAATGTCTGGAAATTTTCAGGGAGTGCCCTTGTGGACAACAGGGTTGCTGCAGAGGCTGAGTTTACAGCAATGGTCGTCAAGAGTGAAGGGAACAAGGCAACGAGTAGCCTACCCGGGAACCCGGACAAGGAGCCCTGA
- the lpxD gene encoding UDP-3-O-(3-hydroxymyristoyl)glucosamine N-acyltransferase has protein sequence MKLSEVTTMLGGELSGNPDGEIHGASGIGEVQEGEITFLADRKLLQECAGSKASCVLVKEFFTELRKPQIRVKNPQYAFAQLLKHFSVSAAIPSGISHLAFVSGNASIGNDVSIHPFSHISDGAVIGEKTVIYPGVFIGNDASIGRECVIYPNVTVRERVRIGNAVIIHSGSVIGSDGFGYVFEEGRHFKILQVGTVVIGDDVEIGANVTIDRATTGLTVIGRGTKIDNLVQIGHNVNIGENSILVAQVGIAGSAEIGNFVILGGQVGVADHAKIDDGSMIGAQSGIMGGHLTKGVYSGSPVMPHREWLRAKALFARLPELNKRIRELEEKLNHLEGRQKC, from the coding sequence ATGAAACTGAGTGAAGTCACAACAATGCTCGGCGGTGAACTCTCCGGTAATCCCGATGGAGAGATTCATGGAGCATCCGGCATTGGTGAGGTGCAGGAAGGGGAAATAACATTCCTTGCGGACCGGAAACTTTTGCAGGAATGCGCCGGAAGCAAGGCATCGTGCGTCCTGGTGAAGGAATTTTTCACGGAACTCCGGAAGCCACAGATCCGCGTCAAGAATCCGCAGTATGCCTTCGCACAGTTGCTGAAGCATTTCTCTGTCTCTGCCGCCATTCCTTCAGGCATAAGCCATTTGGCCTTTGTCTCAGGAAATGCCTCGATAGGGAATGATGTCTCTATCCATCCCTTTTCGCACATCTCTGACGGAGCGGTGATCGGAGAAAAGACGGTCATCTATCCGGGTGTGTTTATCGGCAATGATGCGTCTATCGGCCGTGAGTGCGTCATATACCCCAACGTTACCGTCAGGGAGAGAGTGAGGATCGGGAACGCGGTAATTATCCATTCAGGCTCGGTGATCGGCTCTGACGGCTTCGGCTATGTCTTCGAAGAGGGAAGGCATTTCAAAATTCTCCAGGTCGGGACCGTCGTCATCGGCGACGATGTCGAGATAGGAGCGAACGTCACGATAGACAGGGCGACAACGGGCCTTACGGTCATCGGAAGAGGGACAAAGATAGATAACCTCGTCCAGATAGGGCACAACGTGAACATCGGTGAAAATTCAATTCTTGTGGCACAAGTGGGGATTGCCGGAAGCGCAGAGATCGGTAATTTTGTCATCTTGGGCGGACAGGTTGGAGTTGCAGACCATGCCAAAATAGATGACGGCAGTATGATTGGAGCTCAGTCAGGGATCATGGGGGGCCACCTTACAAAGGGAGTCTATTCAGGGAGTCCCGTGATGCCCCACAGGGAATGGCTCAGGGCAAAAGCCCTCTTTGCGAGGCTCCCGGAACTCAATAAAAGAATCAGGGAGCTGGAGGAGAAGTTAAACCATTTGGAAGGGAGGCAGAAATGTTAG
- a CDS encoding OmpH family outer membrane protein, producing MKRRAKKGYFIALACITMFAAAFLAKNSFAADSIKIGYVDLRVALNESEAGKKAKAELESVIKTKQTTIDEKAKNIERLKGELEKQQSVLSAEAKKTKEEEIERLVREYQRLVQDSQADVKKREDKHTEAIVKELREIIEKIGNEDNYSLILENVEGLILYAKKDLDLTDKLIKRYNESKAKGEGK from the coding sequence ATGAAGAGACGTGCAAAAAAGGGGTATTTCATTGCGTTGGCCTGTATCACGATGTTCGCTGCGGCCTTTCTGGCTAAGAATTCATTTGCGGCAGACTCGATCAAGATCGGTTATGTTGACCTCAGGGTAGCGCTCAATGAGTCAGAGGCCGGTAAGAAGGCAAAGGCCGAATTGGAATCGGTGATCAAGACAAAGCAGACGACGATCGACGAAAAAGCCAAGAACATAGAGAGACTTAAGGGAGAACTCGAAAAACAGCAATCGGTGCTCTCGGCAGAGGCAAAGAAGACGAAAGAGGAAGAAATAGAGCGGCTCGTAAGGGAGTACCAGAGGCTTGTCCAGGACTCTCAGGCTGACGTTAAGAAGAGAGAAGACAAGCATACCGAGGCTATTGTCAAGGAATTGCGCGAGATTATCGAGAAGATCGGCAACGAAGATAATTATTCACTCATCCTTGAGAATGTCGAGGGTCTCATTCTCTATGCAAAGAAAGACCTTGATCTCACGGACAAGCTCATAAAGAGATACAACGAGTCCAAGGCAAAGGGAGAAGGAAAGTGA